The bacterium genome contains the following window.
CATTGACAGTGTGCCCATTGGATGTGATTATCTATTGTAATGCTACTGATTGCCATTCAATTTCATTTCCCAAAACTGCAGGTATGATTTTGAATGTTGCATCGATGACGCGTTCGGGAAGTTGCGATTTAGGGGAAGAACTTGTGCGGTTTTTCTCAAGGTATGGCATAAGATTTACCCGTATAGATTGAAGCAACTTACTGAATGGCATCCTCCCCGTTTTATTAATGCATTCGTGATTTGCACGGATTAATAACGTTATCCGCACTTTTTCGTCCTTAATACCATCTAATGTAACTGCAATTCCTCGAACCAGTCCGCTACAAAACACCTCCTATAGAAATCTTGACTCTATAAGATATCTCAGAAATGATATAATCCAGATTTTTAGTTTAACTATCTTACCACTTGGTAGAAAGGAACTATTGAACGATGCCATCAACTGTAGAGAAACTACTAGTAACTGTTAATACAGTTAGGGATAACAAAGGTTTACCGGCGCTGGCTGATTTAAAGCCTCAGAATGATTTGCGTAACGATCTGGGATTTGATTCATTAGACTTGGCTGAATTGACTGTACGAAT
Protein-coding sequences here:
- a CDS encoding acyl carrier protein — protein: MPSTVEKLLVTVNTVRDNKGLPALADLKPQNDLRNDLGFDSLDLAELTVRIEKEHGIDIFADGFVLTVAEILAKLER